The Coffea arabica cultivar ET-39 chromosome 8e, Coffea Arabica ET-39 HiFi, whole genome shotgun sequence genome window below encodes:
- the LOC113704674 gene encoding deoxypodophyllotoxin synthase-like — protein MGSITQNNLLPVIDFTGKTSNSGFTSWVSTRDEVVRALEEYGCFIAIYDKVPLELRQDILHASEELFNLPTETKVLNTSDSPAHGYVGGEPTVPLFESFGIENATTFEGVQKFTNVIWPSGNNNFSETALSYSKLVAELNQVVLKMVSETYGVDKDCELLFGSMYYLLKMFKYHSPGENEKNMGLIPHTDANFMSILHQGHVNGLEIKTKNGDWELVDSLFPTSFVVIAGDVCTAWTNGRIKAPHHRVMMSGNAERYSIGLFAFVRDLIVQVPKELVDDEHPLQFGPFDPYKYLLFCMTEGGRRSECKIKSYCGV, from the exons ATGGGCTCAATAACACAAAACAACCTGCTTCCAGTTATCGACTTCACTGGGAAAACCTCAAATTCAGGCTTCACTTCTTGGGTATCTACGCGGGATGAAGTTGTACGTGCCTTGGAAGAGTATGGCTGTTTCATAGCTATTTATGATAAAGTTCCTTTGGAACTTCGCCAAGATATTTTACATGCATCTGAGGAATTATTTAATCTTCCAACTGAAACCAAAGTTCTTAACACTTCTGATTCACCTGCCCATGGTTATGTTGGAGGAGAACCTACTGTTCCTCTTTTTGAATCTTTTGGTATTGAAAATGCCACTACTTTTGAAGGAGTTCAGAAATTCACCAACGTGATATGGCCAAGTGGAAATAACAATTTTAG TGAAACTGCACTGTCGTACTCAAAGCTTGTTGCTGAATTAAATCAAGTGGTGTTGAAGATGGTTTCAGAGACTTATGGGGTAGATAAAGATTGTGAATTATTGTTTGGATCCATGTACTACCTTCTTAAGATGTTCAAGTACCACAGCCCcggagaaaatgaaaagaatatggGTCTTATCCCTCACACAGATGCCAACTTCATGTCCATTCTTCATCAAGGACATGTAAATGGTTTAGAGATCAAGACTAAGAATGGTGATTGGGAGCTTGTTGATTCGTTGTTtcctacttcttttgttgtcATCGCCGGGGATGTATGTACG GCATGGACTAATGGCAGGATTAAAGCTCCACACCACCGGGTTATGATGTCTGGAAATGCAGAAAGGTATTCTATTGGCCTATTTGCATTCGTGAGGGACTTGATAGTTCAAGTACCCAAAGAATTAGTTGATGATGAACACCCACTGCAGTTTGGGCCATTTGATCCCTACAAGTATCTTCTCTTTTGCATGACTGAGGGGGGAAGGAGATCCGAATGTAAAATCAAATCTTATTGTGGAGTTTGA